The Fragaria vesca subsp. vesca linkage group LG2, FraVesHawaii_1.0, whole genome shotgun sequence genome includes a window with the following:
- the LOC101306500 gene encoding uncharacterized protein LOC101306500 yields the protein MASACCRLISTTTSATVTAISSFPPKPEPPISNHHRLPNLTRRDLALLSFIALVPPLSRPDPAFAFGISGPKDWLREQKKKASRFLLAPIDASRESLLAAHRLLMDDTNQEIEEVQRLFRSAARDCVVEDRSSFVAFQANTGVEVCTFRLLVRNAASLLGDKDPVKLEAESMLNDLIRSFSSLNVLVNESDALLASQRKKVADSLMDTISSLDKFEQGIKDCLEA from the exons ATGGCTTCCGCTTGTTGCCGCCTTATCTCAACTACCACCTCAGCCACTGTAACCGCCATTTCCTCCTTCCCTCCAAAACCAGAACCCCCAATTTCAAATCACCACCGGCTCCCAAATCTCACTCGCAGAGACCTCGCTCTCCTCTCCTTCATCGCCCTAGTCCCCCCCCTCTCTCGACCCGACCCGGCTTTCGCATTCGGCATTT CAGGACCAAAGGATTGGCTCCGAGAGCAAAAGAAGAAGGCCTCCAGGTTCCTCTTGGCCCCAATCGATGCTTCTAGAGAGAGCCTCCTCGCCGCTCATCGATTACTCA TGGATGATACGAATCAGGAGATAGAGGAGGTTCAGAGACTGTTCAGATCTGCCGCCAGGGATTGCGTCGTGGAAGACCGGAGTTCTTTCGTTGCGTTTCAAGCCAATACCGGTGTTGAG GTTTGCACATTCCGTCTGCTTGTAAGAAATGCAGCATCATTGCTCGGTGATAAGGATCCTGTAAAATTGGAAGCGGAATCTATGCTCAACGATCTTATAAG ATCATTCAGTTCTCTTAATGTATTGGTAAATGAGAGTGATGCTCTACTTGCCTCGCAAAG AAAGAAGGTAGCAGATTCACTCATGGATACCATATCATCCCTTGACAAATTTGAGCAGGGAATCAAGGATTGCCTTGAAGCTTGA
- the LOC101299928 gene encoding probable methyltransferase PMT28-like: MAVAAARSGRQAKRPYWGFCIKMAAVAILGLCFIFIWTVFSSSNSVTTRIESFDNIEQPPGSRSQRVSSSGDKKVNGSQALGGHKSEEKKQKKEVADTKKEGVKKKVPEKSKDSEKEKEKKEDEDEEAEVVDGSLKEEGLDGEGEGNVNEEGEVDLIEGVDVESEEKLEDDGGESEKKGKKRDKVKGPVFDPKANYHWKSCSVRSKHNYIPCIDIEVGSGRVQQYRHTERSCPRAPPMCLVPLPPDGYDPPVHWPESKEKILYKNVEHPKLAAFIKEHTWVMESGEYLTFPQNQSEIKGGVLHYLESIEEMVPDLEWGKNIRVVLDIGCTDSAFGASLLDKDVLTLSLGLKDDLVDLAQVSLERGFPTVVSPFGNRRLAFPSGVFDVIHCGGCTVPWHSNGGKHLLEMNRILRPGGYFILSTKHDSFEAEEAMNTLMVSICWNILAHKTDEISDVGVKIYKKPDSNDLYTMRRKKHWIPLCKENDNPDAAWYVPVKTCLHTIPSGIEERGSEWPEEWPNRLEKYPDWLKDKDRLIADTKHWKDIVDKSYLIGLGIDWSRIRNVMDMKAIYGGFAAALLQQKVWVMNVVPIHAPDTLPFIFERGLVGTYHDWCESFGTYPRSYDLLHADHLFSRLKNRCKQPASIVVEMDRILRPGGWAIIRDKVEILDPLEGILKSLRWDIRMTYAQQKEGILCAQKTTWRP, translated from the exons ATGGCGGTAGCTGCAGCTCGGTCTGGGCGCCAAGCAAAACGACCGTACTGGGGATTCTGTATAAAAATGGCAGCAGTGGCCATTTTGGGTCTCTGCTTTATATTTATATGGACTGTGTTTTCATCTTCGAACTCAGTGACGACTCGGATAGAGAGCTTTGACAACATAGAGCAGCCTCCTGGATCAAGGAGCCAAAGGGTGAGCAGCTCTGGGGATAAGAAGGTAAATGGGTCTCAAGCTTTAGGTGGTCATAAATCTGAGGAGAAGAAGCAGAAGAAAGAAGTAGCGGATACGAAAAAGGAGGGAGTTAAGAAGAAGGTTCCAGAGAAAAGTAAGGATTCAGAGAAGGAGAAGGAGAAGAAGGAAGATGAGGATGAAGAAGCAGAAGTGGTGGATGGGAGTTTGAAGGAGGAAGGTTTGGATGGTGAAGGTGAAGGAAATGTTAATGAAGAAGGAGAGGTTGATTTGATTGAGGGGGTGGATGTGGAATCTGAGGAGAAGTTGGAAGATGATGGCGGAGAATCAGAGAAGAAAGGAAAGAAGAGAGATAAGGTTAAGGGTCCAGTGTTTGATCCGAAAGCAAATTATCACTGGAAATCTTGTAGTGTTAGGAGCAAGCATAATTACATTCCTTGTATTGATATTGAAGTTGGCTCCGGAAGGGTGCAGCAATATAGGCACACAGAGAGGAGTTGTCCGCGAGCGCCACCAATGTGTCTTGTGCCTCTTCCCCCTGATGGGTATGACCCTCCGGTGCATTGGCCTGAGAGTAAGGAGAAG ATATTGTATAAGAATGTGGAGCATCCAAAGCTTGCTGCATTTATTAAGGAACATACTTGGGTGATGGAGTCTGGAGAGTATCTTACTTTTCCTCAAAACCAGTCTGAGATTAAGGGCGGGGTTCTTCACTATCTGGAGTCCATTGAAGAG ATGGTACCAGATCTCGAATGGGGAAAGAATATCCGTGTAGTGCTGGATATCGGATGTACTGATTCTGCTTTTGGGGCTTCTCTCCTTGATAAGGATGTATTAACATTATCATTGGGGTTGAAAGATGACCTAGTTGACTTGGCCCAAGTTTCACTCGAGCGTGGTTTTCCTACTGTAGTTAGCCCGTTCGGAAATAGAAGGCTTGCTTTCCCTAGTGGTGTTTTTGATGTTATTCACTGTGGCGGATGCACTGTGCCTTGGCATTCAAATG GTGGTAAGCATCTTCTAGAGATGAATAGGATTTTGAGGCCTGGGGGATACTTTATCTTGTCAACTAAACATGACAGCTTTGAAGCTGAAGAAG CCATGAATACGTTGATGGTATCTATCTGTTGGAATATTTTAGCTCATAAAACTGATGAAATCAGTGACGTGGGTGTAAAAATATATAAGAAGCCCGACTCAAATGACTTATATACGATGAGGAGGAAGAAACATTGGATACCTTTATGCAAGGAAAATGATAATCCAGATGCAGCCTG GTATGTCCCCGTGAAGACTTGCTTGCACACCATTCCATCTGGTATTGAAGAGCGTGGATCAGAGTGGCCGGAGGAATGGCCGAACAGGCTCGAAAAGTACCCGGACTGGTTGAAGGATAAAGATAGGTTGATTGCAGACACCAAGCACTGGAAAGATATTGTTGACAAATCCTATCTTATTGGACTTGGTATTGACTGGTCAAGAATTCGAAATGTAATGGACATGAAAGCCATCTATGGAGG ATTTGCTGCAGCCCTCTTGCAACAAAAGGTTTGGGTGATGAATGTGGTCCCTATCCATGCACCTGATACGCTTCCTTTCATTTTCGAGCGTGGACTTGTAGGAACCTACCATGACTGGTGTGAGTCTTTCGGTACTTATCCAAGATCATATGATCTTTTGCATGCTGATCATCTGTTTTCACGGCTCAAGAACAG GTGTAAGCAGCCTGCATCAATTGTTGTTGAAATGGATCGTATTTTACGGCCAGGAGGTTGGGCCATCATACGTGACAAAGTTGAGATTCTGGATCCGTTGGAGGGAATACTGAAGAGTTTGCGTTGGGACATAAGGATGACTTATGCTCAGCAAAAAGAAGGTATCCTCTGTGCTCAGAAAACCACTTGGCGCCCTTGA
- the LOC101306793 gene encoding putative S-adenosyl-L-methionine-dependent methyltransferase MMAR_1068-like, with protein sequence MSSQDNGSPEFPTWPEYRFPDLLAAESVRQVHATIESEWDPLQRSACQTAAGRALWKHVVNDPLADILAGETYLKSLHEKIQKDCVNKAREISGVILAVRTLWFDSKLEAALHSFDNREAQVVLLGAGMDARAYRLSCLKESNVFEVDFPDVLQIKATLLQAAMDSRNDHQHLMMTAKSITRVEADIRSDDWLEKLQVSGFMPEKNTVWVLEGILYYLTHPEATEVLKIIADKCSLTQTVLLADFMNKPSTSLSNSIFHFYSDWPDHLLPSLGFSHVKLSQIGDPDAHFGLLHDPSNLFNKLRSLPRSVQTHPDDGTPCCRLYLVEASGSPKQTIP encoded by the exons ATGTCAAGTCAAGACAATGGCTCACCTGAATTCCCTACGTGGCCGGAGTACAGATTTCCGGACTTGTTAGCTGCAGAAAGCGTTCGACAAGTCCATGCAACGATTGAAAGCGAATGGGATCCTCTTCAACGATCTGCATGCCAAACCGCAGCAGGAAGAGCCTTGTGGAAGCATGTGGTCAATGATCCGCTGGCAGACATACTTGCAGGAGAGACGTACCTAAAATCTCTCCATGAGAAGATACAGAAAGACTGCGTCAACAAGGCACGAGAAATCTCTGGAGTGATTCTTGCAGTTCGAACACTCTGGTTTGATTCCAAACTTGAAGCAGCACTCCATTCCTTCGACAACAGAGAAGCACAAGTAGTTCTCCTCGGAGCAG GAATGGATGCGAGGGCTTACCGATTGAGTTGCTTGAAGGAAAGTAATGTGTTTGAAGTAGATTTTCCTGACGTCTTGCAAATCAAAGCTACTCTTCTGCAGGCAGCGATGGATTCCAGAAATGATCACCAGCATCTAATGATGACAGCGAAATCCATAACCAGAGTGGAGGCTGACATCAGAAGCGATGACTGGCTCGAAAAACTTCAAGTATCAGGATTTATGCCAGAGAAGAACACAGTGTGGGTTCTAGAAGGTATCCTCTACTATTTAACCCACCCTGAGGCCACGGAAGTTTTGAAAATCATAGCAGACAAGTGCTCTCTTACTCAAACAGTGCTCTTGGCAGATTTCATGAACAAACCATCAACCAGTCTTTCCAACTCCATCTTTCATTTCTACAGTGATTGGCCCGATCATCTCCTGCCATCTCTTGGTTTTTCTCATGTTAAACTTTCACAAATTGGTGATCCAGATGCTCATTTTGGGCTCCTGCATGATCCCTCAAACCTGTTCAACAAACTCCGCAGCTTGCCTAGATCAGTACAAACACACCCAGATGATGGAACACCATGTTGTCGCTTGTATCTGGTTGAGGCTTCTGGTTCACCAAAGCAAACTATTCCATAG
- the LOC101300215 gene encoding tRNA wybutosine-synthesizing protein 1 homolog — translation MSTTSARARLALIALLSAATFYCFYKSRRLKQRKKLTLNPNPSSSSPRTGKLFFISQTGTSKALARRLLDLLAANGLAFELVDAASYEPEDLPKEALVLIVASTWDDGQPPASARFFTNWLAESSEDFRVGSMLLSRCRFSVFGVGSRAYGVSFNAVGRELSRRMRALGAAEILPVWEGDVDDGDIDVVFEAWSGKLMRFLKGGDAENGVALGNGGEAEYSDVSDDEEEEEEEAVVESGVVDLEDIVGKAPSRGAVTEAKANGTVNGKRDMVTPVIRASLVKQGYKIIGSHSGVKICRWTKSQLRGRGGCYKHSFYGIESHRCMETTPSLACANKCVFCWRHHTNPVGKSWQWKMDDPLEIVNTAIDLHSKMIKQMKGVPGVTLERLTEGLSPRHCALSLVGEPIMYPEINTLVDELHRRRISTFLVTNAQFPEKIRMLKPITQLYVSVDAATKESLKAIDRPLFGDFWERFIDSLKALKEKQQRTVYRLTLVKGWNTEEIEAYYNIFSIGNPDFVEIKGVTYCGSSATSKLTMENVPWHADVKAFSEALALRSNGEYEVACEHVHSCCVLLAKTKKFKVNGQWFTWIDYEKFHDLVASGKPFDSNDYMAATPSWAVYGAVEGGFDPYQSRYRKERHHRSNQ, via the exons ATGTCCACAACCTCAGCCCGAGCACGCCTCGCTCTCATAGCCCTCCTCTCCGCCGCCACGTTCTACTGTTTCTACAAATCTCGCCGCCTCAAACAGCGCAAAAAGCTCACCTTAAACCCTAACCCTAGCTCCTCCTCGCCTCGCACCGGCAAGCTCTTCTTCATTTCCCAAACCGGAACCTCCAAAGCCCTAGCTCGCCGTCTTCTCGATCTCCTCGCCGCCAACGGCCTCGCCTTCGAGCTCGTCGACGCCGCCAGCTACGAGCCGGAGGACCTCCCCAAGGAGGCGCTGGTACTCATCGTCGCCTCCACCTGGGACGATGGACAGCCGCCGGCGAGCGCCAGGTTCTTCACGAACTGGCTGGCGGAGAGCTCCGAGGACTTCAGAGTGGGGTCCATGCTGCTCTCGCGGTGCAGATTCTCCGTGTTCGGCGTCGGGAGCCGAGCCTACGGCGTGTCGTTCAATGCGGTGGGGAGGGAGTTGTCGAGGAGGATGAGGGCGCTGGGCGCCGCCGAGATATTGCCGGTTTGGGAAGGTGACGTGGACGACGGGGACATTGACGTGGTCTTTGAGGCTTGGAGTGGTAAGCTGATGAGGTTTTTGAAGGGCGGTGATGCCGAAAACGGTGTCGCATTGGGTAATGGAGGTGAAGCTGAGTACTCTGACGTGTCGGATGATGAAGAGGAGGAGGAGGAGGAGGCTGTGGTGGAGTCCGGAGTTGTTGATCTTGAGGACATTGTAGGTAAAGCACCTTCAAGGGGAGCGGTGACGGAGGCCAAAGCTAATGGGACAGTGAATGGTAAAAGAGATATGGTCACTCCGGTGATTCGGGCCAGTTTAGTGAAGCAG GGGTATAAAATTATTGGTTCGCATAGTGGTGTCAAAATTTGTAGATGGACAAAGTCGCAACTTAGAGGCCGAGGTGGTTGTTACAAACACTCGTTTTATGGCATAGAAAGTCATAG GTGCATGGAGACAACCCCTAGTTTGGCATGTGCCAATAAATGTGTTTTCTGTTGGAGACATCACACAAATCCTGTTGGAAAGAGTTGGCAGTGGAAGATGGATGATCCATTAGAGATTGTGAATACTGCCATAGACCTGCACAGTAAAATGATTAAGCAAATGAAAGGAGTTCCTG GAGTTACATTGGAGAGATTAACAGAGGGTCTTTCTCCCAGGCATTGTGCCTTGTCACTTGTTGGTGAACCTATTATGTATCCAGAGATTAATACACTAGTGGATGAGCTGCATCGTAGACGGATTTCTACTTTTCTAGTCACAAATGCTCAGTTTCCTGAAAAGATTAGAATGCTGAAACCTATTACACAG TTATATGTTAGTGTGGATGCTGCAACTAAAGAGAGTTTGAAGGCAATTGACAGACCACTTTTTGGAGATTTTTGGGAGCGATTCATT GATTCCCTGAAAGCTCTCAAGGAAAAACAGCAGCGAACTGTTTATCGCTTAACTTTGGTGAAAGGGTGGAATACAGAAGAAATTGAGGCTTATTATAACATCTTTAGCATTGGTAACCCGGATTTTGTTGAAATCAAAGGAGTTACATATTGTGGATC ATCCGCTACCTCAAAGTTGACGATGGAGAATGTGCCCTGGCATGCTGATGTTAAAGCTTTTTCAGAGGCCTTGGCTTTGAGAAGTAACGGCGAGTATGAGGTTGCTTGTGAGCATGTCCACTCATGTTGTGTCCTCCTGGCAAAAACTAAAAAGTTCAAGGTCAATGGGCAGTGGTTCACATGGATCGACTATGAAAAGTTTCATGATCTG GTGGCTTCTGGAAAACCATTTGACAGTAATGATTATATGGCTGCCACACCTTCATGGGCTGTTTATGGGGCAGTGGAAGGTGGATTTGATCCCTATCAATCTCGATATAGGAAGGAGCGACATCACAGATCAAACCAATGA
- the LOC101299350 gene encoding cytosolic purine 5'-nucleotidase-like, producing MEKSHETVVGDSNNSSGLLRMGCYNGGQEPCVWSSPGGGCKLDLGKQIFCNRSLNMKNIVAVGFDMDYTLAQYKPETFESLAYEGTVRKLVFDLGYPRELLDWTFDWKYMVRGLVLDKKRGNILKMDRHKYVKVAYHGFKELSKEDKVGIYGNTLLRDSFDEPDYALIDTLFSLAEAYLFAQLVDFKDNNPGKVPKGVDYAVIYKDVRAAVDLCHRDGTLKQMVAKDPSRYIIEDTSIVPMLKMLRDSGRSTFLVTNSLWDYTNIVMNYLCESRTSDGSRKCNFDWLQYFDVVITGSAKPGFFHDGNRAILFEVEHESGMLINTDNGSPMAQVGSSSPAFTSKGTDKACRVFQGGSVGHLHKLLSIESSAQVLYVGDHIYGDILRSKKVLGWRTMLVVPELEREVELLWELRDTRKRLRLLRNERDLIEDKLHHLKWSLKFEDISAEEKQKLSAEYKTLESERDQVRFSHQDAQRKCHQKFHETWGQLMKTGYQNSRFAHQVERFACLYTSQVSNLSLYSPDKYYRPSEDYMPHEFDIIPL from the exons ATGGAGAAGAGCCACGAGACTGTTGTAGGTGACAGCAACAACTCATCGGGTCTTCTGCGTATGGGTTGTTACAATGGTGGTCAAGAACCGTGTGTGTGGTCATCTCCTGGAGGAGGGTGTAAACTTGATCTAGGGAAGCAGATCTTCTGCAACCGATCGTTAAATATGAAGAATATTGTTGCAGTGGGGTTTGATATGGATTACACATTGGCACAATACAAGCCAGAAACCTTTGAATCTCTTGCATATGAAGGCACTGTCAGGAAATTGGTATTTGATTTAGGATACCCACGCGAG TTGCTGGACTGGACATTTGATTGGAAGTACATGGTGAGAGGCTTGGTTCTTGATAAGAAGAGAGGCAACATCTTGAAG ATGGATCGGCATAAGTATGTAAAGGTAGCCTACCATGGATTCAAGGAGTTGTCCAAGGAAGATAAAGTTGGTATCTATGGGAATACATTACTAAGGGATTCCTTTGATGAGCCTGATTATGCTCTCATTGACACCCTCTTTTCTCTAGCTGAAGCCTACTTGTTTGCCCAATTGGTTGACTTTAAAGACAACAATCCTGGAAAAGTTCCCAAGGGTGTCGA TTATGCTGTTATCTACAAAGATGTTCGAGCTGCAGTTGATTTGTGCCACCGTGATGGAACTCTAAAGCAAATGGTTGCAAAAGATCCTAGCAG GTATATAATTGAAGATACTTCCATTGTTCCTATGCTCAAAATGCTTAGAGATTCTGGCCGATCTACATTCTTGGTAACAAACAG TTTATGGGACTATACAAACATTGTAATGAATTACCTCTGTGAGTCACGTACATCGGATGGTAGTAGAAAATGCAATTTCGACTGGCTTCAATACTTTGACGTTGTCATCACTGGCAG TGCAAAGCCAGGGTTCTTCCATGATGGCAATCGTGCAATTCTGTTTGAAGTTGAACATGAGTCTGGGATGCTAATTAATACAGATAATGGCTCTCCTATGGCCCAG GTTGGAAGTTCTTCACCAGCATTCACATCGAAGGGAACAGATAAGGCTTGCAGAGTTTTCCAGGGAGGCAGTGTTGGCCATCTTCATAAACTGCTTTCAATTGAGTCAAGTGCACAG GTTCTCTATGTTGGGGATCATATATATGGTGATATTTTGCGGAGCAAAAAGGTTCTTG GGTGGAGAACAATGCTTGTTGTTCCAGAGCTTGAGAGGGAGGTTGAACTCCTGTGGGAATTAAGAGATACCCGCAAG CGACTTCGATTGTTGAGGAATGAACGTGATCTCATTGAGGACAAATTACATCATTTGAAGTGGTCTCTGAA GTTCGAAGATATCAGTGCTGAGGAGAAGCAAAAGTTATCTGCTGAATACAAAACTCTGGAG TCTGAAAGGGATCAAGTGAGGTTCAGTCATCAAGATGCGCAACGTAAATGCCACCAAAAG TTTCACGAGACTTGGGGACAACTTATGAAGACTGGTTATCAGAACTCTCGCTTTGCTCATCAG GTCGAGAGATTTGCCTGCCTTTATACTAGCCAAGTTTCGAACTTGAGCCTGTACTCTCCAGACAAATATTACAGACCCAGTGAAGATTACATGCCACATGAATTCGATATTATTCCCTTGTGA
- the LOC101299639 gene encoding DUF21 domain-containing protein At1g47330-like produces MASEVTCCGTKFWIYLLVIIGLVCFAGMMAGLTLGLMSLGLVDLEVLMKSGRPQDRKHAAKIYPVVKNQHLLLCTLLIGNALAMEALPVFLDSLVQPWAAVVISVTLILLFGEIMPQAVCTRYGLTVGATMAPFVRVLLMLFLPISYPISKVLDYMLGKGHSALLRRAELKTFVDFHGNEAGKGGDLTHDETTIIAGALQLTEKTAKDAMTPISNAFSLDLDAPLTLETLNALMAMGHSRVPVYAENPRNIIGLVLVKNLLMIDTEEAVTLRKMMIRKIPRVSEDMPLYDILNEFQKGHSHIAVVYKDVKETLKNGKESETLEASLRKDEKTGGSTVETKSLEPKLDSDNAQIDLDHGDGGQKTKKIPPATPAFKKRHRGCSFCILDIENGPIPVFPPSQVVVGVITMEDVIEELLQEEILDETDEYVNIHNRIKVNMHASQENASSLISPQPSPEGSSVTDTSAPISSAPTDSGSSQYQDSDKTAANTSVSQASEADMSRDR; encoded by the exons ATGGCGTCGGAGGTGACGTGTTGCGGGACCAAGTTCTGGATTTATTTGCTGGTGATCATCGGCCTGGTCTGCTTCGCCGGAATGATGGCCGGGCTCACTCTCGGCCTCATGTCTTTGGGCCTCGTCGACCTCGAGGTGCTCATGAAGTCCGGCCGTCCTCAGGATCGGAAACACGCCG CTAAAATCTATCCGGTGGTGAAAAATCAGCATCTGCTACTATGTACACTTTTAATTGGCAACGCATTAGCGATGGAG GCTCTTCCGGTCTTCTTGGACAGTCTTGTGCAGCCTTGGGCAGCAGTTGTTATATCTGTCACTCTCATTCTCTTGTTTGGAGAG ATAATGCCGCAAGCTGTGTGTACTCGCTATGGATTGACTGTTGGGGCAACCATGGCACCATTTGTTCGCGTTCTTCTAATGCTTTTCCTCCCTATTTCTTACCCAATTAGTAAG GTTCTGGATTACATGTTAGGTAAGGGACATAGTGCTCTCCTAAGAAGAGCTGAGCTAAAGACTTTTGTGGATTTTCATGGAAATGAG GCTGGGAAAGGTGGGGATCTCACACATGATGAGACTACCATCATTGCTGGGGCACTTCAATTGACTGAAAAGACTGCTAAAGATGCCATGACTCCCATATCAAATGCATTTTCCCTTGATCTGGATGCACCTCTTACTTT GGAAACACTGAATGCGTTAATGGCAATGGGTCATAGTAGAGTTCCAGTTTATGCTGAGAATCCCAGAAATATAATTGGACTTGTTCTG GTTAAAAATCTCTTGATGATTGATACAGAAGAAGCAGTTACTTTGAGAAAAATGATGATAAGAAAAATTCCTCG GGTTTCAGAAGACATGCCGCTATATGATATTCTCAATGAGTTTCAGAAGGGTCACAGTCACATTGCTGTTGTATATAAGGATGTCAAGGAAACACTAAAGAATGGCAAAGAGAGTGAAACACTAGAGGCATCACTGAGGAAAG ATGAAAAAACGGGTGGCTCAACAGTTGAGACTAAGAGTTTGGAGCCAAAATTAGATTCAGACAATGCTCAGATAGATTTAGACCATGGTGATGGGGGTCAAAAAACTAAGAAGATCCCACCAGCTACTCCTGCTTTTAAGAAGCGGCACAGAGGGTGTTCATTTTGCATTCTGGACATTGAGAATGGTCCCATTCCAGTATTCCCACCAAGTCAAGTTGTTGTTGGAGTAATTACCATGGAGGATGTCATTGAAGAACTTCTTCAG GAAGAGATACTGGATGAAACAGATGAGTATGTTAACATCCATAACAG GATTAAGGTCAATATGCATGCATCTCAGGAAAATGCTTCGTCCTTGATTTCACCCCAGCCTTCCCCAGAAGGGTCATCTGTCACTGACACCTCAGCACCGATATCATCAGCGCCAACGGATTCAGGTTCCAGTCAATATCAAGACTCTGATAAGACTGCTGCAAACACCAGTGTGTCTCAAGCTTCCGAAGCTGACATGTCAAGGGATCGATAG